A genome region from Magnetovibrio sp. includes the following:
- a CDS encoding alpha-D-ribose 1-methylphosphonate 5-phosphate C-P-lyase PhnJ, whose protein sequence is MSQPQPQTLEGYNFAYLDEQTKRMIRRAILKAVAIPGYQVPFGSREMPLPYGWGTGGIQVTAGVIGADDTLKVIDQGADDTTNAVSIRRFFARTTGVSTTERTEDATIIQTRHRIPERALAEGQILVYQVPIPEALRWLEPRETETRKMHALEEYGVMHVKLYEDIARFGRIATSYDYPVVVNDRYLMRPSPIPKFDNPKMDNMPALQLFGAGREKRIYAIPPYTKVKSLDFDDHPFEIQKWDDCCALCGAKDSYLDEVVMDDEGGRMFVCSDTDYCEDRRAEGHIGPMGTPQAAE, encoded by the coding sequence ATGAGCCAACCGCAACCGCAAACCCTCGAAGGCTACAACTTCGCCTACTTGGACGAACAGACCAAGCGCATGATCCGGCGTGCGATTCTCAAAGCCGTCGCGATACCGGGCTATCAAGTTCCGTTCGGCTCGCGCGAGATGCCGTTGCCTTATGGCTGGGGCACCGGCGGCATTCAGGTGACGGCGGGCGTGATCGGCGCGGACGATACCTTGAAGGTGATCGACCAGGGCGCCGACGACACCACCAACGCCGTTTCGATCCGCCGTTTCTTCGCCCGCACCACCGGGGTGTCGACGACCGAGCGCACCGAAGACGCGACCATCATCCAAACCCGTCACCGCATTCCGGAACGTGCGCTGGCAGAAGGTCAAATCCTGGTTTATCAGGTGCCGATTCCGGAAGCTTTGCGCTGGCTGGAGCCGCGTGAAACCGAAACGCGCAAGATGCACGCGCTTGAAGAATACGGCGTCATGCATGTGAAGCTTTACGAAGACATCGCGCGGTTCGGACGCATCGCCACGTCGTACGATTACCCGGTGGTGGTCAATGACCGCTATCTGATGCGGCCCTCGCCGATCCCGAAATTCGACAATCCCAAGATGGACAACATGCCCGCCCTGCAGTTGTTCGGTGCGGGCCGGGAAAAGCGTATCTATGCCATTCCGCCCTATACCAAGGTCAAAAGCCTCGATTTCGACGATCACCCGTTCGAGATCCAGAAATGGGACGACTGCTGCGCGCTGTGCGGCGCCAAAGACAGTTACTTGGACGAGGTCGTCATGGATGACGAAGGCGGACGGATGTTCGTGTGTTCCGACACCGATTATTGCGAAGACCGGCGCGCCGAGGGCCACATCGGCCCCATGGGCACACCGCAGGCGGCCGAATAG
- the phnL gene encoding phosphonate C-P lyase system protein PhnL, producing MNSDTPMIMAEQLGKTFVLHNQGGQKIPVFHGLDLTVYKGECVVLHGPSGAGKSTLMRALYGNYLVDQGSIRVNHNGTWVDMSRAEPQKILAVRKSTMGYVSQFLRAIPRVSALDIVAEPLLVLGEDESQARTRAGELLSRLRVPESLWGLAPATFSGGEQQRVNIARGFSADFPVLLLDEPTASLDAKNRQTVTDMIGEAVQRGTAIVGIFHDEDVRNAVGTRLFDIKPAKEAA from the coding sequence ATGAATTCAGATACGCCTATGATCATGGCCGAGCAGCTCGGCAAGACCTTTGTGCTGCACAATCAGGGCGGCCAGAAGATCCCTGTTTTTCACGGCCTGGATCTGACCGTGTACAAAGGTGAATGCGTGGTCCTGCACGGACCGTCCGGCGCGGGTAAATCGACCCTGATGCGGGCGCTTTATGGCAACTACTTGGTCGATCAAGGGTCGATTCGGGTCAACCACAATGGAACCTGGGTCGACATGAGCCGTGCCGAACCGCAGAAAATTCTCGCCGTGCGAAAAAGCACCATGGGCTATGTGTCGCAGTTTCTGCGCGCCATCCCCCGCGTCAGCGCGTTGGATATCGTCGCAGAGCCTTTGTTGGTTCTGGGTGAAGACGAAAGCCAGGCCCGCACCCGTGCAGGTGAACTGCTAAGCCGCCTGCGGGTGCCGGAAAGCTTGTGGGGTCTCGCCCCGGCGACGTTCTCGGGTGGCGAGCAACAACGCGTCAACATCGCGCGCGGTTTTAGCGCTGATTTTCCGGTGTTGCTGTTGGACGAACCGACCGCATCGCTGGACGCCAAAAATCGCCAAACCGTCACCGACATGATCGGCGAAGCGGTACAGCGCGGCACGGCGATCGTCGGCATCTTTCACGACGAAGACGTGCGCAACGCCGTCGGCACCCGATTGTTTGACATCAAACCTGCAAAGGAAGCGGC
- the phnK gene encoding phosphonate C-P lyase system protein PhnK — protein sequence MDIETTPLLSVQSLGKDYGGKIGCTDVSFDLWPGEVLGIVGESGSGKTTLLNCLSAQFEPSRGKVVYDTRVEGPRNIFDMSESERRLLMRTDWGLVRQNPRDGLRLGVSAGANVGERLMAIGARNYGEIRSIASEWLEKVEIDTGRIDDQPTTFSGGMQQRLQIARNLVTNPRLMFMDEPTGGLDVSVQARLLDLLRGLVTRLGLSAIIVTHDLAVARLLAHRLMVMKNGHVVEQGLTDQVLDDPQHAYTQLLVSSILQP from the coding sequence ATGGATATCGAAACAACACCACTGCTCAGCGTGCAAAGTTTGGGTAAGGATTACGGCGGAAAAATCGGTTGCACGGATGTGTCGTTCGATTTGTGGCCGGGCGAAGTTCTGGGCATCGTCGGCGAGTCCGGATCGGGCAAAACCACCTTGTTGAATTGCCTGTCGGCGCAGTTCGAACCCAGCCGCGGCAAGGTCGTCTACGACACCCGTGTCGAAGGACCGCGCAACATTTTCGACATGTCGGAATCGGAACGCCGCTTGTTGATGCGCACCGACTGGGGGTTGGTGCGTCAAAATCCGCGTGATGGTTTGCGTCTGGGCGTCAGCGCCGGCGCCAATGTCGGCGAACGGCTGATGGCGATCGGCGCACGCAACTACGGCGAAATCCGCTCGATCGCGTCGGAGTGGCTGGAAAAGGTCGAAATCGACACCGGCCGCATCGACGATCAACCGACGACGTTTTCCGGTGGCATGCAACAGCGCTTGCAGATCGCGCGCAACTTGGTCACCAACCCACGCTTGATGTTCATGGACGAACCGACCGGCGGGTTGGATGTATCCGTGCAGGCACGGCTGTTGGATTTGCTGCGCGGCCTGGTAACGCGCCTGGGGCTCAGCGCCATCATCGTCACCCACGATCTCGCCGTGGCACGGCTGTTGGCGCATCGCTTGATGGTGATGAAGAACGGCCATGTGGTCGAACAGGGCCTGACCGATCAGGTGCTGGACGATCCCCAGCATGCCTATACCCAGCTTCTCGTCTCTTCCATTTTGCAGCCGTAA